The following proteins are encoded in a genomic region of Paenibacillus sp. FSL H3-0469:
- a CDS encoding formate/nitrite transporter family protein codes for MENEALLQVEKLALKKQKIFRQSVWRYIARAMLASMFIGFGVIVAFKTGNFFYMEQSPMTYPMAAITFGAAIILISYGGGDLFTGDTFYYTYAALRRKLAWTEVVRMWVVSYLGNILGATAFALLIFLTGLFYDSSVNGFLLNVVAHKMEAPAMQLFFRAILCNWLVCLAFFVPMSMKNDGAKMFAMVLFVFCFFISGYEHSIANMCTFAIALVLDHPGTISWGGVVHNLVPVTLGNLIGGGVLMGVMYYYVNKPFLEDEPH; via the coding sequence ATGGAGAACGAGGCACTGCTGCAGGTAGAGAAGCTTGCACTTAAGAAACAGAAGATTTTCCGGCAAAGCGTATGGCGTTACATTGCCAGGGCCATGCTCGCCAGCATGTTTATCGGATTCGGCGTAATCGTAGCCTTTAAGACCGGCAACTTCTTCTATATGGAACAATCGCCGATGACCTATCCGATGGCTGCGATCACGTTTGGCGCAGCCATTATCCTGATTTCCTACGGCGGGGGTGATTTGTTCACCGGGGATACTTTTTATTACACCTATGCGGCACTGAGGCGCAAGCTGGCATGGACCGAGGTTGTGCGGATGTGGGTCGTTAGCTATCTGGGCAACATTCTTGGAGCTACGGCGTTTGCGCTGCTTATTTTTCTGACCGGATTGTTCTATGATTCCTCTGTCAACGGGTTCCTGCTGAATGTGGTGGCCCATAAGATGGAAGCTCCGGCGATGCAGCTGTTCTTCCGGGCGATTCTCTGTAACTGGCTCGTCTGTCTGGCCTTCTTCGTCCCGATGTCAATGAAGAACGACGGTGCCAAAATGTTCGCTATGGTGCTGTTCGTGTTCTGCTTCTTCATCTCGGGGTACGAGCATAGTATTGCCAACATGTGTACCTTCGCCATTGCCCTGGTCCTGGACCATCCCGGAACGATCTCCTGGGGAGGCGTCGTGCACAATCTGGTTCCAGTCACACTGGGCAATCTCATCGGCGGTGGTGTGCTGATGGGGGTTATGTATTATTATGTGAACAAGCCGTTTCTGGAGGATGAGCCTCACTGA
- a CDS encoding rhodanese-like domain-containing protein — protein MKRQAKSQVLATQAADPADAVRHFTAKAAFETDVADVAYDLSEGITGFQLIDVRDPRSYAEAHLPGALSLPGGHIHSTSPEWSKEEVLVVYCWGPACNGASRAAAQLAAQGYLVKEMLGGIEYWRKEGGVLEGTLKENAPLYWNVSDNSL, from the coding sequence ATGAAAAGACAGGCAAAATCTCAAGTACTGGCTACACAGGCCGCAGACCCGGCGGATGCAGTAAGGCATTTCACAGCAAAAGCAGCATTCGAAACGGATGTCGCCGATGTTGCCTATGATCTGAGCGAAGGAATTACAGGTTTCCAGCTTATCGATGTGCGTGATCCCCGTTCTTATGCGGAAGCACATCTGCCGGGGGCCCTCTCTCTGCCGGGAGGCCACATACACAGCACTTCCCCGGAGTGGTCCAAGGAGGAGGTTCTGGTGGTATATTGCTGGGGACCTGCCTGCAATGGAGCCAGCAGAGCCGCTGCACAGCTCGCCGCACAGGGGTATTTGGTGAAGGAAATGCTCGGAGGCATAGAGTATTGGCGTAAGGAAGGAGGAGTTCTGGAGGGGACTCTTAAGGAGAATGCACCTCTATACTGGAATGTATCTGACAACTCACTATAA
- a CDS encoding LysR family transcriptional regulator, whose translation MELTYLRTFCAVVDHGSYTRAAEVLGYAQPSVTAQIAKLEEMYGATLLERSGRGMIPTFAGHNLLPYARQMLVLSEEAKAVITGGDQGTLNIGAIETLAAYFLPHRLHQYRLSYPGMQLRVQPGSEEDIIAAVLAKSVQFGLIFDVPFHTGELITLPLREEALYVVTHPGHPLAAETAVTPEQLKGEPLVLTEHTCTYRKQLLQVFRESGAAAHVGMEFGNLEGIKQAVKHNWGTGFLPRYAVEEELHTGALTGIPLAGQKERFYIQLIYRKELQLSPAFTDFIAMMQEGYN comes from the coding sequence ATGGAATTAACGTATTTACGGACCTTTTGTGCTGTGGTGGATCACGGGAGCTATACGCGGGCGGCCGAGGTCCTGGGGTATGCCCAGCCGAGTGTAACGGCACAGATTGCCAAGCTTGAGGAGATGTATGGAGCCACTTTGCTGGAACGCTCGGGCAGAGGGATGATTCCAACCTTCGCCGGCCATAATCTGCTCCCGTATGCCCGGCAGATGCTGGTTCTGAGTGAAGAGGCTAAAGCGGTAATTACCGGCGGTGACCAGGGTACGCTGAACATTGGTGCTATTGAGACACTGGCCGCCTACTTTCTGCCTCACCGGCTTCATCAGTACCGGCTGAGTTATCCGGGCATGCAGCTGCGGGTACAGCCTGGCTCTGAAGAGGATATTATTGCGGCAGTCCTAGCGAAATCCGTTCAATTCGGTCTGATCTTCGACGTTCCTTTTCATACGGGCGAGCTGATCACTCTGCCGTTGCGTGAAGAAGCGCTATATGTCGTTACCCATCCGGGGCACCCCTTGGCGGCCGAAACGGCAGTCACTCCAGAGCAGTTGAAGGGAGAGCCGCTGGTGTTGACAGAGCACACCTGCACTTACCGGAAGCAGCTGCTCCAGGTATTCAGAGAATCCGGCGCTGCTGCCCATGTAGGCATGGAGTTCGGGAATCTGGAGGGCATTAAGCAGGCGGTGAAGCATAACTGGGGGACGGGCTTTCTGCCGCGCTATGCGGTGGAGGAGGAACTACATACGGGGGCATTGACGGGTATTCCCTTGGCGGGGCAAAAGGAACGTTTCTATATTCAGCTAATCTACCGCAAGGAGCTGCAGCTCTCCCCAGCCTTCACGGATTTCATTGCCATGATGCAGGAGGGATATAATTAG